A single Anopheles arabiensis isolate DONGOLA chromosome 2, AaraD3, whole genome shotgun sequence DNA region contains:
- the LOC120894519 gene encoding myocyte-specific enhancer factor 2 isoform X3 — MGRKKIQISRITDERNRQVTFNKRKFGVMKKAYELSVLCDCEIALIIFSSSNKLYQYASTDMDKVLLKYTEYNEPHESLTNKNIIEKENKNGTMSPDSPEPEDSYTLTPRTEAKYNKIDEDFQIMMQRNQQLTAGGARPNMATNSYSLPVSVPVSVPVIGTYNDSMLQSSPQMAHNSISPRPSSSETDSVYPSGGILEMSNGYPHSASPLGGSPSPGPSPGIGSHQAHNNNNNSHNTHNKKFHFDNAVQTIKQSPSGGSGSSGSRSLRVVIPAPMNPTITADDISYVEHTRQQTNLNTPVVALQTPIPGLTNYTTTLGSFGAQDFSLNPDIMIGPWSAASSHSQNTSAAAAAAAMGSLQHSRILFSGLPHLAVSNSTPPPSTSPLSVKIKAEPISPPRDHHNTSHHHGGAPGGGSSSGASGSAPGANGVQSASGGGASSTATGVNANSGNNSNNNGSGNSQQQNGAQQLTAMGNVVVTGGGGGGGGGGGAGTSSLGANLNHSHLIHSRPSSTGHLTPTPDSYMPIGGHLAGSVTPTNAPSPVDIRHLSTGGSHLPEYDAPTAQAHKRPRISEGWAT, encoded by the exons ATGGGACGGAAAAAGATACAGATTTCCAGGATAACGGACGAACGGAACCGGCAG GTGACGTTCAACAAGCGCAAGTTTGGCGTGATGAAGAAGGCGTACGAGCTGTCGGTGCTGTGCGACTGCGAGATTGCGCTGATcatcttcagcagcagcaacaagctgTACCAGTACGCCAGCACGGACATGGACAAGGTGCTGCTGAAGTACACCGAGTACAACGAGCCGCACGAGTCGCTGACGAACAAGAACATTATTGAG aaagaaaacaaaaacggcacGATGTCGCCGGACTCGCCGGAACCGGAGGACAGCTACACGCTCACGCCCCGCACCGAGGCCAAGTACAACAAGATCGACGAGGACTTTCAGATCATGATGCAGCGCAACCAGCAGCTGACGGCGGGCGGCGCCCGGCCCAACATGGCGACGAACAGCTACTCGCTGCCGGTGTCCGTGCCGGTGTCGGTGCCCGTGATCGGCACGTACAACGACTCGATGCTGCAGAGCAGCCCCCAGATGGCACACAATAGTATTAGTCCACGGCCCTCCAGCTCCGAGACGGATTCGG TGTATCCCTCCGGCGGTATATTGGAAATGTCAAACGGCTATCCCCATTCGGCATCGCCCCTCGGTGGATCTCCCAGTCCCGGTCCGAGTCCAGGTATTGGCTCTCATCAGGCgcataacaataacaataactcCCATAACACGCATAACAAAA AGTTCCATTTCGATAATGCAGTGCAAACGATCAAGCAAAGCCCGTCGGGTGGCAGTGGCAGCTCCGGTTCGCGGTCGTTGCGGGTAGTGATACCGGCCCCGATGAATCCGACCATCACGGCAGATGACATTTCATACGTGGAA CACACGCGGCAACAGACGAATTTAAACACGCCGGTCGTGGCACTGCAGACACCGATACCGGGACTCACCAACTATACCACCACGCTCGGCTCGTTCGGTGCGCAGGACTTTTCGCTCAACCCCGACATCATGATCGGCCCGTGGAGTGCGGCATCCAGTCACAGCCAAAACACGTCCGCGgcagccgcagccgccgccaTGGGCAGTCTCCAGCACTCGAG AATACTTTTCAGCGGTTTGCCCCATCTAGCTGTGTCGAACAGTACGCCCCCGCCGTCGACTTCGCCACTGTCGGTGAAGATTAAGGCGGAACCGATCTCACCGCCCCGGGACCACCACAACACCTCCCACCATCACGGTGGCGCGCCTGGTGGTGGCAGTAGCAGCGGGGCAAGCGGTTCGGCACCGGGCGCAAATGGCGTCCAGTCGGCGAGCGGTGGCGGCGCGTCCTCCACGGCGACGGGTGTCAATGCgaacagcggcaacaacaGTAACAACAATGGAAGCGGCAACAGTCAGCAACAGAACGGCGCCCAGCAGCTGACCGCCATGGGCAATGTGGTTGTGACgggaggtggaggaggtggcggcggcggcggtggtgcggGGACGAGCTCACTAGGAGCGAACCTGAACCACTCCCATCTGATACATTCGCGACCTTCCTCGACCGGCCATCTAACGCCGACACCGG ACTCTTATATGCCTATCGGTGGGCACCTGGCAGGTTCCGTGACGCCAACGAACGCACCCTCCCCGGTGGACATCCGGCATCTCAGTACGGGCGGTAGCCATCTGCCCGAGTACGACGCCCCCACCGCCCAGGCACATAAAAGACCAAGAATATCGGAGGGTTGGGCCACATAG